A genomic window from Herbiconiux aconitum includes:
- the hpf gene encoding ribosome hibernation-promoting factor, HPF/YfiA family encodes MEVNITGRNLGITDRFRDYASEKSEKVAHLADKALALEIKVCRHNSANGTQSGDDRVELTLIGPGPLVRAESAASDKYAAFDLALAKLMQRIRRAKDRKKVHRGQHRPVSLHEASTGGFSIIDVRPADSEVITRREAAAPVAAPAAVDTAPTDDGDDEVYCPVVIRKKVFGATPMTVDDALYHMELVGHDFYLFIDSESGRPSVVYRRKGWDYGVIGLDENADAFSEQEPVAAGAAAQ; translated from the coding sequence ATGGAAGTCAACATCACTGGAAGAAACCTAGGGATAACCGATCGATTTCGCGATTACGCGAGTGAGAAATCGGAGAAGGTCGCCCACCTCGCCGACAAGGCTCTCGCCCTCGAGATCAAGGTGTGTCGCCACAATTCCGCCAACGGAACCCAGTCCGGCGACGACCGCGTCGAACTGACGCTCATCGGGCCCGGCCCGCTGGTGCGTGCCGAGAGCGCGGCGTCTGACAAGTACGCGGCATTCGACCTCGCACTCGCGAAGCTGATGCAGCGCATCCGTCGGGCGAAAGACCGCAAGAAGGTGCATCGCGGGCAGCACCGCCCCGTGTCGTTGCACGAGGCGAGCACGGGCGGTTTCAGCATCATCGACGTGCGCCCCGCCGATTCCGAGGTGATCACGCGGCGCGAAGCCGCCGCCCCGGTGGCCGCGCCCGCGGCTGTGGACACCGCGCCCACTGATGATGGCGACGACGAGGTCTATTGCCCCGTCGTCATCCGCAAGAAGGTCTTCGGAGCCACTCCGATGACCGTCGACGACGCCCTCTACCACATGGAGCTCGTCGGCCACGATTTCTATCTGTTCATCGATTCCGAATCCGGTCGCCCCAGCGTCGTCTACCGACGCAAGGGCTGGGACTACGGGGTCATCGGTCTCGACGAGAACGCCGACGCGTTCTCCGAGCAGGAACCGGTCGCGGCAGGAGCCGCCGCCCAGTAG
- a CDS encoding ComF family protein gives MTAFRLLLPSVLGDWIADAATVLLPVSCAGCGAPDRVVCAACRLELAPRLATVRAGPLPVAVIVALEYGGVVARVLSAVKEHGRTDALRLLAPAMRAALLCAVSAARKGGVTDAQIVTMPSARAAVRRRGYRPVDLLVHRAGHRVARPPGLVLRRSIADQAGLSAIERTANLRGAMQASGALAGRAVLLVDDVLTTGSTLAEAHRAISERGGVVIGAACLAHTAKRKMTERVLTGDSPGLAQ, from the coding sequence ATGACCGCCTTTCGGCTCCTCCTCCCCTCCGTGCTCGGCGACTGGATCGCCGACGCCGCCACGGTGCTTCTGCCCGTCAGCTGTGCAGGGTGCGGCGCGCCCGACCGGGTGGTGTGTGCTGCCTGCCGACTCGAGCTGGCACCGCGCCTGGCCACCGTGCGGGCCGGTCCGTTGCCCGTTGCCGTCATCGTCGCGCTCGAGTACGGGGGCGTCGTCGCCCGCGTGCTCTCCGCGGTGAAGGAGCACGGGCGAACGGATGCGCTGCGCCTCCTCGCGCCGGCGATGCGCGCGGCCCTGTTGTGCGCCGTGTCCGCGGCCCGGAAGGGCGGGGTGACGGATGCGCAGATCGTCACCATGCCGTCGGCGCGGGCAGCGGTGCGGCGACGCGGCTACCGGCCGGTCGATCTCCTCGTGCACCGCGCCGGTCACCGGGTGGCACGGCCACCCGGACTCGTGCTCCGCCGGTCGATCGCCGACCAGGCTGGGCTGTCCGCAATCGAGCGCACGGCCAATCTGAGGGGGGCGATGCAGGCATCCGGAGCCCTGGCCGGGCGCGCGGTGCTGCTCGTCGACGACGTGCTGACGACCGGGTCGACCCTCGCCGAGGCGCATCGTGCCATCTCCGAACGAGGCGGTGTGGTGATCGGCGCGGCGTGTCTTGCACACACAGCGAAACGAAAGATGACTGAAAGGGTCTTAACCGGTGACAGTCCGGGGTTGGCGCAGTAG
- a CDS encoding LpqB family beta-propeller domain-containing protein, giving the protein MRRRLGTTLLALLGVLLFAGLAACSGIPRSGAVKPGDALGTDDDIDVIFLAADPVKGASQQDILNGFILAAKSPQDDYQIARRYLTKAAADSWKPNESAIVDTGPRPTTALSDTQLEMNVTPEARVDSNGAYTESTSSAPLPLDFSFTQVDGEWRINSLEDGIVIEDLFFDQVFSSHALYFYDPTFTYLVPDLRWFPSSVAVGTRVVKALLAGPSTWLGDGAVVTAFPDGTTTTAVVTTGGQTQVELSNNILQSDANDLERMQYQLRTSLSDLASASNVTISVDQNIVPIPGSNIAAPDSDPRVNAQPLVLRDGAFGYVAGSSVAAIPGISEGVEGLQPLSAAYSATADTAAVKASNGQVFAVRAGDAPAVLDQRSGLIDPAVDPFGYVWAVPSGAPTSVTVYGPDDSGVTIPTNWDGASAITSLEISRDGTRALAFLSVNGLPKLVVAAVIRDQAGVPQRLGQPVELSTGQGVPVDATWVDQLTVASVTALPSGEDRAVAQVLGGRSSSLGAPVGAVSIAGGNDLDGLRVLSSDGGLQQQRGSAWQATTTGISRLAVQN; this is encoded by the coding sequence ATGCGTAGACGACTCGGCACCACCCTGCTCGCGCTGCTCGGAGTGCTCCTGTTCGCGGGGCTCGCCGCCTGCAGCGGCATTCCGCGATCCGGAGCGGTGAAACCCGGCGACGCCCTCGGCACCGACGACGACATCGACGTCATCTTCCTCGCGGCCGACCCCGTGAAGGGCGCCTCTCAGCAGGACATCCTGAACGGCTTCATCCTGGCCGCGAAGAGCCCGCAAGACGACTATCAGATCGCCCGGCGCTACCTCACGAAGGCGGCAGCCGACTCCTGGAAGCCGAACGAGAGCGCGATCGTCGACACCGGTCCGCGACCCACGACGGCACTCAGCGACACCCAGCTGGAGATGAACGTCACCCCCGAGGCGAGGGTGGATTCCAACGGCGCGTACACCGAAAGCACCTCGAGCGCTCCGCTGCCGCTCGACTTCAGTTTCACGCAGGTCGACGGCGAATGGCGCATCAACTCGCTCGAAGACGGCATCGTGATCGAAGACCTCTTCTTCGACCAGGTCTTCAGTTCGCACGCCCTCTATTTCTACGATCCGACGTTCACCTACCTGGTGCCCGACCTCCGCTGGTTCCCCTCATCGGTCGCCGTGGGCACGCGCGTCGTGAAAGCCCTGCTGGCCGGCCCGTCGACCTGGCTCGGCGACGGCGCGGTGGTGACCGCGTTCCCCGACGGCACGACTACCACGGCGGTGGTCACGACGGGCGGGCAGACGCAGGTCGAGCTGTCGAACAACATCCTGCAATCGGATGCGAACGACCTCGAGCGGATGCAGTACCAACTGCGCACCAGTCTGAGCGACCTGGCCTCGGCCTCCAACGTCACCATCTCGGTCGATCAGAACATCGTGCCCATCCCCGGATCGAACATCGCGGCCCCTGACTCCGATCCGCGGGTCAACGCTCAGCCGTTGGTGCTGCGCGACGGCGCTTTCGGGTACGTGGCCGGTTCATCCGTCGCCGCCATTCCCGGAATCAGCGAAGGAGTGGAGGGCCTTCAGCCCCTCTCGGCCGCCTATTCCGCGACGGCGGACACCGCGGCGGTGAAGGCCTCCAACGGCCAGGTCTTCGCGGTGCGTGCCGGTGATGCGCCCGCGGTGCTCGACCAGCGCAGCGGCCTGATCGACCCCGCCGTCGACCCCTTCGGCTACGTCTGGGCGGTCCCGTCCGGCGCGCCGACCTCCGTGACCGTGTACGGGCCCGACGATTCGGGGGTGACGATCCCCACCAACTGGGACGGGGCATCCGCCATCACCTCGCTCGAGATCTCACGCGACGGCACCCGCGCGCTCGCGTTCCTCTCGGTCAACGGACTGCCGAAGTTGGTGGTGGCCGCCGTCATCCGCGACCAGGCCGGTGTTCCGCAGCGACTCGGCCAGCCGGTGGAACTCTCGACCGGCCAGGGAGTGCCGGTGGACGCGACCTGGGTCGATCAGCTCACGGTCGCTTCGGTCACGGCCTTGCCCTCGGGCGAGGATCGCGCGGTTGCCCAGGTGCTCGGCGGGCGCAGCTCGAGCCTCGGCGCGCCGGTCGGCGCGGTGTCGATCGCGGGTGGCAACGACCTCGACGGATTGCGGGTGCTCTCGAGCGACGGCGGTCTGCAGCAGCAGCGGGGGAGCGCCTGGCAGGCCACCACGACGGGCATCTCCCGGCTCGCTGTGCAGAACTGA
- the mtrB gene encoding MtrAB system histidine kinase MtrB, with translation MSDSPAIRKSRLGPTVLRSWQNWRAWPREVARVWRRSLQFRTIVITVALSAIAVVATGTYMSISIGNDLFQSRLNQVLVESKNAATAAQTIFDSSDASGEASTISLLSSAKSAIIASSSSRLIALYATPGETTNSTTVLSFASPELADGVISDQLQADVADDPDDVQQYWQSVPLVNEAGGTDPGIIVGSPLTIPGAGNFELYIGYNLAEAEQTLVFVQQTLWLGGLALVILIGLVAWLIVRIVVQPIRMAAETSEKLAAGHLEVRIPERGEDVISTLARSFNGMADSMQSQITQLAELSQVQQRFVSDVSHELRTPLTTIRLAGDVLYDQRESFPPATGRTAELLHTQTERFEVLLSDLLEISRFDAGSAHLDTEPTNLVRLAEDAIDQMESLAEKAGSQLRLVAPGGYFEAEVDGRRIRRIVRNLLGNAIEHGDGKPIVVSVDSDEHAVALSVRDYGSGMSEADAERVFDRFWRADPSRKRTIGGTGLGLAISLEDATLHGGVLEVWSRPGAGSCFRLTLPRVQSRPAGESPLPLEPHDAYGEAPAVAELRPPTPPASPTSPTPPAPPSDDRVQTGADHA, from the coding sequence ATGAGCGACTCGCCCGCCATCCGCAAGAGCCGGCTGGGCCCGACGGTGCTCCGCAGCTGGCAGAACTGGCGCGCCTGGCCGCGCGAGGTGGCGCGCGTCTGGCGGCGGTCGTTGCAGTTCCGCACGATCGTGATCACGGTGGCCCTGTCGGCGATCGCGGTGGTCGCCACCGGAACGTACATGTCGATCTCCATTGGCAACGACCTGTTCCAGTCGCGCCTGAACCAGGTGCTGGTCGAGTCGAAGAACGCGGCGACCGCGGCGCAGACCATCTTCGATTCCTCGGATGCGTCGGGCGAGGCATCCACCATCTCCCTGCTCAGTTCGGCGAAGTCGGCGATCATCGCCTCGTCGTCGAGTCGCCTGATCGCGCTCTACGCGACGCCGGGCGAAACCACGAATTCCACCACGGTGCTCTCGTTCGCGAGCCCCGAACTGGCCGACGGCGTGATCAGCGACCAGCTGCAGGCCGACGTCGCCGACGATCCGGACGACGTGCAGCAGTACTGGCAATCGGTGCCGCTCGTGAACGAGGCCGGTGGAACCGACCCGGGCATCATCGTGGGCTCCCCCCTCACCATCCCGGGCGCCGGCAACTTCGAGCTCTACATCGGCTACAACCTGGCCGAGGCCGAGCAGACCCTGGTCTTCGTGCAGCAGACGCTCTGGCTCGGCGGGCTCGCGCTCGTCATCCTGATCGGCCTGGTGGCGTGGTTGATCGTGCGCATCGTCGTGCAACCGATTCGGATGGCGGCCGAGACCAGCGAGAAGCTCGCGGCCGGCCACCTCGAGGTGCGCATCCCGGAGCGCGGCGAAGACGTCATCTCCACCTTGGCGCGCTCGTTCAACGGCATGGCCGACAGCATGCAGTCGCAGATCACCCAGCTCGCCGAACTCTCGCAGGTGCAGCAGCGCTTCGTCTCGGATGTGTCGCACGAGTTGCGCACGCCGCTGACCACCATCCGGTTGGCCGGTGACGTGCTCTACGACCAACGCGAATCCTTCCCGCCGGCCACCGGGCGCACCGCCGAGCTCCTGCACACCCAGACCGAGCGCTTCGAGGTGCTCTTGAGCGACCTTCTCGAGATCAGCCGCTTCGACGCCGGATCGGCGCATCTCGACACCGAGCCGACGAACCTGGTGCGACTGGCCGAAGACGCGATCGACCAGATGGAGTCGCTCGCCGAGAAGGCCGGGTCGCAGTTGCGCCTGGTGGCACCGGGCGGCTATTTCGAAGCCGAGGTCGACGGGCGGCGCATCCGTCGCATCGTGCGGAACCTTCTCGGCAACGCGATCGAGCACGGCGACGGCAAGCCCATCGTGGTGAGTGTCGACAGCGATGAGCACGCCGTTGCCCTCTCCGTGCGCGACTACGGGAGCGGGATGAGCGAGGCCGACGCCGAGCGCGTCTTCGATCGCTTCTGGCGGGCCGACCCCTCGCGCAAGCGCACCATCGGAGGAACCGGGCTGGGGCTCGCGATCTCGCTCGAAGACGCCACCCTGCACGGCGGGGTGCTCGAGGTGTGGTCGCGCCCGGGCGCGGGAAGCTGCTTCCGCCTGACACTGCCGCGCGTGCAGTCGCGGCCGGCCGGGGAGTCGCCGTTGCCGCTCGAGCCGCACGACGCCTACGGTGAGGCTCCGGCGGTGGCGGAGCTGCGGCCGCCGACACCGCCGGCATCGCCGACGTCGCCGACACCGCCGGCTCCGCCGAGCGACGACCGGGTGCAGACAGGAGCCGACCATGCGTAG
- the mtrA gene encoding MtrAB system response regulator MtrA — MDPRILVVDDDSALAEMIGIVLRSDGFDPVFCADGSEALAAFRETKPDLVLLDLMLPGLDGIEVCGLIRAESGTPIIMLTARTDTSDVVKGLESGADDYVVKPFNPKELVARIRTRLRPTPENTPEVLQIGDLRLDVAGHEVKRGEERINLTPLEFDLLLALATKPQQVFTREMLLEQVWGYHYKADTRLVNVHVQRLRAKVEEDPDNPKIVMTVRGVGYRAGTP, encoded by the coding sequence ATGGACCCTCGCATTCTCGTTGTCGACGACGACTCCGCCCTTGCCGAGATGATCGGGATCGTCCTCCGATCCGACGGCTTCGATCCGGTGTTCTGCGCCGATGGCTCCGAGGCGCTCGCGGCCTTCCGCGAGACCAAGCCCGATCTGGTGCTGCTCGACCTGATGCTCCCCGGTCTCGACGGCATCGAGGTCTGCGGCCTCATCCGGGCCGAGTCGGGCACGCCCATCATCATGCTCACCGCTCGCACCGACACTTCCGACGTGGTCAAGGGTCTCGAATCCGGTGCCGACGACTACGTCGTGAAGCCCTTCAACCCGAAGGAGCTGGTGGCGCGCATCCGCACCCGCCTGCGCCCGACGCCCGAGAACACTCCCGAGGTGCTGCAGATCGGCGATCTGCGGCTGGATGTCGCGGGGCACGAGGTGAAGCGCGGCGAGGAGCGCATCAACCTGACCCCTCTCGAGTTCGACCTCCTGCTGGCCCTCGCCACGAAGCCGCAGCAGGTGTTCACCCGAGAGATGCTGCTCGAGCAGGTCTGGGGCTACCACTACAAGGCCGATACACGCCTGGTGAACGTGCACGTGCAGCGCCTCCGCGCCAAGGTCGAGGAAGACCCCGACAACCCGAAGATCGTGATGACCGTGCGCGGCGTGGGCTACCGCGCCGGCACCCCGTGA
- a CDS encoding DUF4129 domain-containing protein — MIVIAAPAALVTDIPVDPDAHQARQWMLDELSKPPYEAARPTWFDQLSQAFGEWLGSLRVPDGSGFGGLVPLAIVIAVVVLLVVAFLVFGRPRLNRRSQVKTGALFGADDTRSAVELRASAARAADQGDFSTAIQEAFRALARQLAERTIVTTSPGTTAHDFALRAGASFPSHSDELGACARLFDGVRYLDERGSREGFDRVTSLDRRMQADRPTALERIESVVVR; from the coding sequence ATGATCGTGATCGCCGCGCCGGCCGCGCTCGTGACCGACATCCCCGTCGATCCCGACGCCCACCAGGCGCGCCAGTGGATGCTCGACGAACTCAGCAAGCCACCCTACGAAGCCGCGCGACCGACCTGGTTCGATCAACTCTCCCAGGCCTTCGGCGAGTGGTTGGGTTCGCTCCGGGTGCCCGACGGCTCCGGCTTCGGCGGACTCGTGCCGCTCGCCATCGTGATCGCCGTGGTGGTGCTGCTCGTGGTGGCGTTCCTGGTGTTCGGGCGGCCCCGACTCAACCGGCGCAGCCAGGTGAAGACGGGGGCGCTGTTCGGCGCCGACGACACGCGCTCCGCCGTCGAATTGCGCGCCTCCGCCGCCCGGGCCGCCGACCAGGGCGACTTCAGCACCGCCATCCAGGAGGCCTTCCGAGCCCTCGCCCGGCAGCTCGCCGAGCGCACCATCGTGACCACCTCGCCCGGCACCACCGCCCACGACTTCGCCCTGCGGGCCGGCGCCTCGTTCCCCTCCCACAGCGACGAACTCGGGGCCTGCGCCCGGCTCTTCGACGGCGTGCGCTACCTCGACGAACGGGGCAGCCGCGAGGGCTTCGACCGCGTCACGAGCCTCGACCGAAGGATGCAGGCCGACCGGCCCACCGCGCTCGAACGCATCGAGAGCGTGGTCGTTCGGTGA
- a CDS encoding DUF4350 domain-containing protein, whose amino-acid sequence MTAASPTPAVVGDAPVETPRLRSTFRRRLFWIVVPIIALLAAIATVLLTASGVPDVERFSIGNAGPSGSRAVAEVLRGQGVDVVAAASLAEAQAAAGDDSTVLFTDPYGFLDVEGLDALAALGTDLVLVEPGTDELAALAPGIANAGAAEQADSVAAGSGCAIPAAQRAGSISQPGWTYRAVGASAGGFATCFRSYDDAYALVQQLRADARGTVTVLGAGDALTNERVAEAGNAALVLGLLGEHRTLVWYVPGPDDLPADAAPPTIGELTPGWVTPVILLLVLVTVAAGIWRGRRFGAVVVENLPVTVRASETMEGRARLYAKQGSYARALDALRIGTISRLTVLLALPRHASVVEVSRAVASVTGRNVDEVHDTLVGAVPRSEGELLALSDRLLVLEQDVHRATNLR is encoded by the coding sequence GTGACGGCCGCAAGCCCGACTCCGGCCGTCGTGGGCGACGCGCCCGTCGAGACTCCACGGCTGCGCTCGACCTTCCGGCGCCGCTTGTTCTGGATCGTGGTGCCGATCATCGCGCTGCTCGCCGCCATCGCCACCGTGCTGCTCACCGCATCCGGGGTTCCGGATGTCGAGCGCTTCTCCATCGGCAACGCCGGCCCGTCGGGCAGCCGCGCCGTCGCCGAGGTGCTGCGCGGGCAGGGCGTCGACGTGGTGGCGGCCGCGAGCCTGGCCGAAGCGCAAGCGGCGGCCGGCGACGACTCCACCGTGCTGTTCACCGACCCCTACGGCTTTCTCGATGTCGAAGGGCTCGACGCCCTCGCAGCGCTGGGCACCGACCTGGTGCTCGTCGAACCCGGCACCGACGAACTGGCCGCTCTGGCTCCCGGAATCGCGAACGCGGGCGCGGCCGAGCAGGCCGACTCGGTGGCGGCGGGCTCCGGATGCGCCATCCCGGCCGCCCAGCGCGCCGGAAGCATCTCGCAGCCCGGGTGGACCTACCGGGCGGTGGGCGCCAGCGCTGGTGGTTTCGCCACCTGCTTCCGGTCCTACGACGATGCCTACGCACTGGTGCAACAGTTGCGAGCCGACGCCCGTGGCACCGTCACCGTGCTCGGCGCGGGTGATGCGCTCACCAACGAGCGCGTCGCCGAGGCGGGCAACGCCGCGCTCGTGCTCGGCCTCCTCGGCGAGCACCGCACCCTCGTCTGGTACGTGCCGGGCCCCGACGACCTCCCCGCCGACGCGGCACCGCCCACGATCGGCGAGCTCACGCCGGGCTGGGTGACCCCAGTCATCCTGCTGCTCGTGCTCGTCACCGTCGCGGCCGGCATCTGGCGCGGACGGCGGTTCGGCGCGGTCGTGGTCGAGAACCTGCCCGTCACGGTGCGGGCGAGCGAGACCATGGAGGGGCGTGCCCGCCTGTACGCCAAGCAGGGGTCGTACGCCCGGGCGCTCGATGCCCTTCGGATCGGCACCATTTCCCGACTCACCGTGCTGCTCGCCCTGCCGCGACACGCATCCGTCGTCGAGGTGAGTCGCGCGGTCGCTTCGGTCACGGGTCGCAACGTCGACGAGGTGCACGACACCCTGGTCGGAGCCGTGCCCCGCTCGGAGGGCGAGCTGCTCGCTCTCTCCGACCGGCTGCTCGTGCTCGAGCAGGACGTTCATCGGGCGACGAACCTCCGCTGA
- a CDS encoding AAA family ATPase has protein sequence MTDQPQSAGSPAPAATTAAHADAAAAATPTADELRQALARVRAEVGKAVVGQDGAVTGLIIALLARGHVLLEGVPGVAKTLLVRSLSQALNLDTKRVQFTPDLMPGDVTGSLIYDAKAGEFSFRQGPVFTNILLADEINRTPPKTQSALLEAMEERQVSADGVTRKLPDPFLVAATQNPIEYEGTYTLPEAQLDRFLVKLVLDLPERETEVAVLTRHANGFNPRDLVAAGVTPVLDARMLTLAQNAVTGVQTTPDVLAYIVDLARATRQSPSVKLGVSPRGSTALLAASKAWAWLNGYPGVTPDHVQAMVLPVLRHRIQLRPEAELEGVSVDAILRSILTQVRVPI, from the coding sequence ATGACCGACCAGCCGCAGTCCGCAGGCTCCCCCGCCCCCGCCGCCACCACCGCCGCCCACGCCGACGCTGCCGCCGCTGCGACGCCGACCGCCGACGAGCTGCGGCAGGCGCTCGCACGCGTGCGCGCCGAGGTGGGCAAGGCGGTGGTGGGTCAGGACGGGGCGGTCACCGGCCTCATCATCGCGCTGCTCGCGCGTGGCCACGTGTTGCTCGAGGGCGTGCCCGGCGTCGCCAAGACACTGCTGGTGCGCAGCCTCAGCCAGGCGCTCAACCTCGACACCAAACGGGTGCAGTTCACACCCGACCTGATGCCGGGCGACGTCACCGGTTCGCTGATCTACGACGCGAAGGCCGGGGAGTTCTCGTTCCGTCAAGGGCCGGTCTTCACGAACATCCTGCTCGCCGACGAGATCAACCGCACCCCGCCGAAGACCCAGTCGGCGCTGTTGGAAGCGATGGAGGAGCGCCAGGTCAGTGCCGACGGCGTGACCCGCAAGCTCCCCGACCCCTTCCTCGTGGCGGCCACGCAGAACCCGATCGAATACGAGGGCACCTACACGCTTCCCGAGGCGCAACTCGACCGCTTCCTGGTGAAACTCGTGCTCGACCTGCCCGAACGCGAGACCGAGGTGGCCGTGCTCACCCGCCACGCGAACGGCTTCAACCCCCGCGACCTGGTCGCTGCCGGCGTCACCCCCGTGCTCGACGCACGGATGCTCACCCTGGCCCAGAACGCGGTCACCGGCGTGCAGACGACTCCTGATGTGCTCGCGTACATCGTCGATCTCGCCCGGGCCACACGACAGAGCCCCTCGGTGAAGCTCGGCGTGAGCCCCCGCGGCAGCACGGCGCTGCTGGCGGCGTCGAAGGCCTGGGCATGGCTGAACGGCTACCCCGGCGTGACGCCCGACCACGTGCAGGCGATGGTGCTGCCGGTGCTGCGGCACCGCATCCAGCTGCGGCCTGAGGCGGAGCTGGAAGGGGTGTCGGTGGATGCGATTCTGCGGTCGATCCTGACTCAGGTGAGGGTGCCGATCTAA
- a CDS encoding DUF58 domain-containing protein: protein MSLSGRLVAVLALGVVPVVLISVIYDAAYLALLGWIGFVVLLVVVDLVVAGSPRRVAVERALPARVRLGETVTSTLYLTNTGSRMLRGVVRDAWQPSAGPATARSRVAIPRGERRAVTIGLTPFRRGERRTERVTIRSFGPLGLAARQATLLAEGRIRVLPPFNARKHLPSRLARLRELDGRASVMIRGQGTEFDSLREYVRGDDVRSIDWRATARHSDVMVRTWRPERDRRVVIVIDTGRTQAARIDDEPRIDTAFESALLLAALATRAGDRVDLILYDRRLRGRVHGASGPELLSRMVDVMAPIEPDLIEMDWTAVPGLVRQVTTQRSLVVLATAIDAPGISRELMAIVPQLTRNHMVVVTSVTDPDVAAGVRERGDRLEVYRAAAAERALLDVARVTTVLKRFGADVVTGAPADLPPALADRYIALKAAGRL, encoded by the coding sequence GTGAGTCTGTCCGGGCGGCTCGTTGCCGTGCTCGCGCTTGGGGTGGTTCCTGTTGTGCTGATCAGCGTCATTTACGACGCAGCCTACCTCGCGCTTCTGGGGTGGATCGGGTTCGTGGTTCTGCTGGTCGTGGTCGACCTCGTGGTGGCCGGGTCACCTCGGCGGGTCGCGGTGGAGCGGGCGCTGCCGGCTCGGGTGCGACTCGGCGAGACGGTGACCAGCACGCTCTACCTCACCAATACGGGGTCGCGGATGCTGCGGGGCGTCGTGCGCGACGCGTGGCAGCCATCGGCGGGGCCGGCCACCGCGCGGTCCCGCGTCGCGATTCCGCGGGGCGAGCGGCGAGCCGTCACCATCGGGCTCACGCCCTTCCGGCGCGGCGAGCGGCGCACCGAGCGGGTCACCATCCGCTCCTTCGGACCGCTCGGACTCGCAGCCCGGCAGGCGACCCTGCTCGCCGAGGGGCGCATCCGGGTGCTCCCCCCGTTCAACGCCCGCAAGCACCTCCCGTCGCGACTGGCTCGGCTACGGGAGCTGGACGGGCGCGCGAGCGTGATGATCCGCGGCCAGGGCACCGAGTTCGACAGCCTGCGCGAATACGTGCGCGGAGACGACGTGCGCTCGATCGACTGGCGCGCCACCGCCCGACACAGCGACGTGATGGTGCGCACCTGGCGACCCGAACGCGATCGACGGGTCGTGATCGTGATCGACACCGGCCGCACGCAGGCCGCGCGCATCGACGACGAGCCGCGCATCGACACCGCCTTCGAGAGCGCCCTGCTGCTCGCCGCCCTCGCGACGCGGGCCGGCGACCGGGTCGACCTGATCCTCTACGACCGGCGGCTGCGCGGGCGGGTGCACGGCGCATCCGGACCGGAGCTGCTTTCGCGCATGGTCGACGTGATGGCGCCGATCGAACCCGACCTGATCGAGATGGACTGGACAGCGGTGCCCGGACTCGTGCGCCAGGTCACCACCCAGCGTTCGCTCGTGGTGCTCGCCACCGCGATCGACGCGCCCGGCATCTCGCGCGAGCTGATGGCCATCGTGCCGCAGCTCACCCGCAACCACATGGTGGTCGTGACCTCGGTGACCGATCCGGATGTCGCGGCCGGCGTTCGCGAGCGCGGTGACCGTCTCGAGGTCTACCGCGCTGCAGCGGCCGAGCGGGCGCTGCTCGACGTGGCGCGGGTCACGACGGTGTTGAAGCGGTTCGGGGCGGATGTGGTGACGGGCGCGCCGGCCGACCTGCCGCCGGCGCTGGCGGACCGGTACATAGCTTTGAAGGCGGCGGGACGCCTTTAG